The sequence CCTTGCCTTCGTGCGCGATCGCGACGCGGGCCGCGTGGGCTTCCTGGTGGCCGACGACCTCGTGCCAGACGACGTCGTGGCGCCGCCCGTCGCCGGCGTGCGTCCGCTCAGCGACATCGTGCGCGTCAACGGCGCGGCCGCCGAACGCGTGCGCGCTGTCTTGCGCGATGCCTGGCTTGCCGAGACGCAGGAGCAGGCACGCGCGGCCGCACGCCGCGTGTCGGGGCCCGTCGTCACGCCGCAGGGCGACGTCTTCCGCGGCGGCAGGCTCGTCTCGGGCGGCGGCAAGGCCGAGGCGCGCCAGATCCTGCACACCAAGGGCGAGATCAAGAGCCTGCGCGAGCAGATCCGGCAGGCACAGCAGGAGATCGAGCGCCACGGCGCCGATCTGTCCGCGGCCGACGCGTCCATCGCGCGCGTCACCACCGAGATCGCGGCACTGACCGCCGATCAGGTCACGCACGAGAAGGCGATCGTCGGCTTCGAATTGCAGGTCAATCGAGCGTCGGACGAACGCGACCGCGTGTCGCGCCGCATGGAGCTCATCGACAACGAGCGGCGCCGGGCGCAGGAAGAGCGGACCCGGCTCGACGCGCGCGAGGCCGAAGCCCGCCGCTCGATCGAGGACCTCGAAGTCGAACAGCAGACGCTGTCGGACGAACTCGCCGACGCACAGCGGCGCCTGCTCGATGGTCGTGAACGGCAGGCGTCCGTTGGCCGTCGCGCGGCTGAGGCGCGGGCCACGCATGCCGCGCTCGTCGAACGTGCCTCGGCGCTGGGCCAGGACGTGCGCCGGCTCGAGGACGCCTCGGCCGACCTGCGTCAGCGGATCACGTTGCGCCAGCAGGAAGCCGACGCGTCGGTGGCCCGGCGCACGAATCTCGATGGATCGATCACCGCCCTGCGTGCCGCCATCGACGATGACCTCGCCGCGCTCGACGATCTGAAGCGCCTGGTCATCGAGGCCGACGAGCGCGTCGTCGAAGTGCAGGGCTCGTTCGGCGAGCACGAGACGGAGGCACGTGACGCGCGTCGCGGACTCGACGACATCAGGACGCTCGCCACATCGCTCGAAGTGGCGCGCGCCACGGCGGAGTCCGACCTCGGTCACCTTGCCGAGTCGTGCCGCGAGGCGCTCGATCAGAGTCTCGAGGAAGTGGCGGCGGCGGTCGCCGAGATGCTGGCCAACGAGCAGGCGCTGCCCAGCGCGGCGTCAGTGGCAGCTGCCGAGCGCGCCGGCGCCGACGAGGATGGGGCCGAGGCGGGTGCGACAGCCGACGCCGTTGCGGCGCTGGCCGTCGACGCGCCGCCGCCGGTGCTCAGCGCGGAGCAGGCGATCGCGCGACTGAAGGCGCGTATCGCGTCGCTCGGCGCGGTGAACATGATGGCCATCGAGCAGTTCGACGAACTCGAGCAGCGCCACACGTTCCTCACGGGCCAGCGCAAGGACCTCATCGACGCGATCGCGTCGACGGGCGAGGCCATCGCGCGCATCGACAAGACCACGCGCGAACGCTTCGCCGAAGCGTTCGTGGCGGTGAACGCGAACTTCGAGCAGATGTTCGTCACGCTGTTCGGTGGTGGCAGGGCAGGCCTCGTCCTGCTCGACCAGGAGGATGTCCTCGAGAGCGGCATCGACATCGTCGCGCAGCCGCCGGGCAAGCGTCTGCAGAACGTCCAGTTGTTGTCTGGCGGCGAGAAGGCGCTCACGGCGATGGCGCTGATGTTCGGAATCTTCAAGTACCGCCCGAGCCCGTTCTGCCTGCTCGACGAGATCGACGCACCGCTGGACGATGCCAACATCGGCCGCTTCGTGGAGATGCTGCGCAGCATGCAGGATCACACCCAGTTCGTGCTCATCACGCACCACCGCAAGACGATGGAGATCGCCGATCGCCTGTACGGCGTGACGATGGAAGAGCCCGGCGTCTCGAAGGTGCTGCGGCTGGACCTGACGCACTGATGCTGACGAACGGGCTGAGGCCCGTTCGTCAGAACAACTGACGTGAACGAAGACAAGGGCACTCGCTATCGCCGGGCCGAGCGCCGCCTGCGCCTCATCGAAGCCATCGGCGCCGGGGTGGCCCTCGTGTGTCTCGCGTTGACGCCGCTCCCCGCCTGGCTGCACGAGTGGGTACTGGCGGCGCTGCGTCCGGCGTCGCCGCTCACCACGCTGATCGTGGAGACTCTTGCCGCGGCCGTCGTGTTGGTGACGTGCATCGCGGTGAGTCTGCTCGCTGCCGCGCCCGCGGCCTTGCAGCGCGGCAACGTGCTTGCGCGCCGCTACAGGATGCCGGCTGTCTCGACGTCCGCGCACGTCGGCGATCGCGTGCGCCGCGGGCTGCTGCTCGTGCTCGCGGGCAGCCTCGCCTGGTGCGTGTTCGCGCGTCTGGCGGCCGTGGCGCCGTGGCTGGCCGGCATCGGCCTGGCGCTGGTCCTGCTGACGCTCGTCTTGCTCGTGGCACTGCTCGCGCCGTGGGTGATGCTGCTGTCGCCGCGCGTACGTCCGCTTCGCGACGAGGCGGTGACGGGGCGGCTGCACGCGATGGCCTCGCGCGCCAATCTGCGTCTGGCCGGTCTGCACGAGTGGGTGTTCGGGCCGCATGGCGATCAGGCGAACGCGGCGCTGATGGGCGTGATCGGCCCACGCCGCCTGCTCATCTCCGACACGCTCGTCACCGGCTGTCCACCCGAGGAGATGGACGCCGTCGTGGCGCACGAACTCGGTCATCACGCGCACGGGCACACGTGGCAACGCGCGCGCGCGCGGGCCGCGACGCTGCTCGCAGCGGCACTCGGTGCGCAGGCGTGCGCCGCGGGCCCGGCACGCTGGTTCGGCGGCACGCAGGGCCTCACCGATCCCGCGTCGGTGCCCTGGATGCTGATCGGCGCGGGCGCGGTCTGGGTTGCGGCGCGTCCGTGGCTGCTGGCGCAGTCGCGTGCCCACGAAGTGGAGGCCGACGCGTTCGCGTTGAAGCTGACGGGACGCCCCGACGTGCTCGAGCGCGTCCTGGCCCGCCTCGGCGAGCGGAACCTGTCGAGCGACGACGACTCGCCGTTGACGCGTGCCTTCTTCCTGACGCATCCTCCGATTGCCGCGCGCATCGCTGCGGCCAGGCGTGCCGCCGGTGCGGCGCGCGTCACGCAGGGATGACTGTCATGCCGACCCGCCGTGCGTTCACCGCGTCCATCCTGTCCGGCCTGATCGGGGCGCGGCTGCACGCACAGCCCGCCGACGCCAACTACGACGAGGCGAAAGTCCCCGCCTACACGTTGCCGCCGATCCTGACGATGCGCGACGGGCGTCCCGTACGGACGCGCGACGAGTGGCGCGCGCGTCGCGCGGAGATTCTCGACGATTTCAGCCGCTGCGTGTACGGCCGGACGCCTGTGGGCATGCCGGTGTTCACCATGACGCCGATCGACACGCCTGTCGCGGTACTCGATGGTCGTGCGTGGCGCCAGCAGATCAGACTCGAGTGGGGTGCTCGCGCGTCGGTCGACCTGCTCGTGTACAGACCGCGACACGAACGTCCCGTGCCGGTGTTCATCGGCCTGAACTTCGCCGGCAACCATGCCGTGGATCCCGATCCGGCCATCAGGTTGTCCACGCGCTGGATGCGGCCGAACGCGCAGAACGGGATCGTCGCCAACAGGGCGACGGAGCAGTCGCGGGGCACCACGCGATCGCGGTGGCCCGTGGACCTGATCATCGAGCGCGACTGCGCGGTGATGACGGCGTACTACGGTGACCTTGCGCCCGACGATCCGTCGGTGGTGCACGACGGCGTCTCACGGCTGGCGACGGCACTGCAGCAGGACATTCCGGCTGCGGAGCGATGGGGCGCGATCGGCATGTGGGCGTGGGGGCTGTCGCAGATGCGTCTGGCAGCTGCGCAGATCGCCGGTCTCGATGCGGCGCGCGCGGCGGTCATCGGACACAGCCGGCTGGGGAAGGCGGCGCTCTGGGCGGGCGCGCAGGACGAGGCGTTCGCGATGGTCGTGTCCAACGACTCGGGCGAGGGTGGTGCGGCGATCAGCCGTCGCATGTACGGCGAGACGATCGCGCGCATCACCAGCAGCTTCCCGCACTGGTTCTGTCCGACGCTGACGACGTTTGCCGACCGCGTGCCGGAGTTGCCCGTCGATCAGCATCAGTTGCTGGCGCTCGTCGCGCCGCGCGCGCTGCACGTCGGCAGTGCGACGGAGGATCGATGGGCCGATCCGCGCGGCGAGTTCCTCGCCACGCAGGCCGCCGACCAGGTGTGGACGCTGCTCGGTGTCCCGGGCCTCGGCGCCACGCGCATGCCCGATGAAGGGCCGGCGGTCGGCCGTCGCGTGCGGTATCACATCCGTTCGGGCGGTCACGACGTCACGCGCGTCGATTGGGAGCAATACCTCACCACCGCGACGTCGGAACTGTAGGGGCCCGGCCCGTCGCACCCATGTCAGCGGACGATGAGCTCGCCGCGCATGTCGGCGCAGCCGCTGTCGGTGCGCATGCTGCAGTAGAACGGGAAGCGGCCCACTTCGTCGGCGCGGAATTCGAACGTCACGCTCTCGCCGGCGGGGATCCGCTTCTGGATGCGATACGCGTCGACGGTGAAGCTGTGCGTGATGTCCGCCGACGTGATGGTCAGGCGCACGATGTCGTAACGCCGTACGTCGATCACCTCGGGTTCGAACACGTACTTGCGTGCGGTGACCGCGAACGTGCGCCGTCCGGCGGGATCCCGCTCCGGCGGCTGTGAGCCCGTCACCACCACGGCGGCGACCGCGCCAAGCCACGCCCGTCGCGTCGATCGTGATTCCATCATGGCAACGACTCCAGGCGTGACGTCAGCCGCGCGAACTCCCGCGCGAGATCGGCGGGCGGGGTGGTACGAGCGTACCGCTCGCGGGCGCTCGCCAGGAGATCGCGCGCCTTGCGTGCACGGCCCGTTGCCACGGCTGCATCAGCGAGCACCAGCTCGGCGACGGCCGTTGCGGCGATGCCACCACTCGGCGATGCCCCCGCGTGATCGAGGATGACGCGTGCCTCGCGCGAGGCCTCGTCGTACCTGCCAAGTCGAGCGAGCGTGCGCGCCAGCCGCGCCCGCGTCTCGAGCGCCCGGGAGTGCGACGACCCGAGCGCCGACGCGTGGATGGCCGTTGCCTGCTCGAACAGCGGGAGCGCCGAATCAGGATGCCCGGCCTCCAGGTGCGTCACGCCGAGGTGGAACAGTGTGTTGCCGATGCTCGGACTGTTGGGCGGCAGGTGCGCGCGTCGCAGCGCGAGCGCGCGTTCCAGTTGTCCGGTTGCCTCCTCGAAGCGCCCCTGCGCCCTGACGCTGCGCGCCAGATTCGTCAGGCCGAGCGCCACGAGATCCTCGCGTTCCGAACGGGCGCCGACGGCCTCCCAGATCGCCACGGCCTGCCGCTGGAGCGCCTCGGCGTCGGCGAAGCGCGCCTGTGCGTGCCGCACCAGGCCCATGTTGTTCAGCGTCTCGGCGATGTCGCGATGCAGATACGGAAGCTCTCGCTCACGTATCGCCAGGGCTTCTTCGAGCGGCGGGATCGCCGCGTCGAGACGGCCCGCGTACCGACGGACGTCTCCAAGCGCGTCGAGACTCTCGGCCAGCACGAGCGGCGGTCCGTCGCGCCTGAGGTCGACGGCCCTCGCCGCCAGTGCTTCGGACTGCGGGTAGCGTCCGAGCTGCTTGTAGACATCGGCAAGCGCCTGCAGCAGTTCCGCCCGCACGTCAGGCTGGTCCGTCAGATCGGTGTCGAGCCGCGTCGCGGCGCGTTCGAGCATCTGATCGGACGTGAGCGGTACCCCGAGCGCCGACCGTGGGTCGGCTTGTCCGAACATGTTCACCAGGAACGCGTTGACCGCGCTTGCGCGCGCCAGCGCGGCTTCCGCGCGATCCCGCTCGCGGGCCACACGCCCGGCCTGCACGCTGGTGACGACGGAGATGGCGACGAGCGCAGTGGCGGCGAGACCGGCGGCGGCGACGCCGTACCGGTGGCGCGCCACGAACTTGCGCGCCCGGTACGACCACGAATCGGGCCGCGCCAGGACGACCTGCCCCCGCAGGTACCGTTCCACATCGTCGGCGAGGTGGTCGACCGATGCGTATCGGCGCGCGGGCGCGAACGCCATGGCCTTGAGCACGATCGTGTCGAGATCGCCAGCCAGCATGCGGCGCAGGCGATCGGGCGTGGTGAAGCGTGCCTGCGCGACGTCGGTCCATGACGCTGCGTCGGGACCGGCCCCGTCGATCATCGTGCGGGTCGATCTGTCTATGGCGCTCGGACGGGCCGTCCCGCCGTCGCGCAGCACACGCTGGAACTCCTCGCGGGTGCCCGTCGTGAAGCGGTGCGGCCGGCGTCCGGCGAGAAGCTCGTAGAGCACGACGCCGAGCGCATAGACGTCGGTTCGCGTATCGATGTCGCCGTCCACGACGCCCGCCTGCTCGGGGCTCATGTAGTCGGGCGTGCCCACAGCACCACCTTCGCGCGTGAGGAGCAGGCGCTCGGGTCCCTCATCGGTGATCACCTTGGCCACGCCGAAGTCGATCACCGTGGGTGCGAGCGTGCCATCGACCTCGGCGACGAGGATGTTCGACGGCTTCAGGTCGCGATGGATGATCCCCTTCTGGTGCGCGTGCTGGACGGCACGACACGTGGCGACGAAGAGCGAGAGGCGATCGCGAACGGGCACGCGGTGTTCGTCGCAGTAGTCCGTGATGGGCGAGCCCGCCACCAACTCCATCACGACGTACGGCCGGCCATCGTCTGTCGCGCCTGCGTCGAAGACGCGCGCGATGCCGGGATGGTTCATGCGCGCGAGCGTGGCGCGCTCGGCATCGAACCTGGCGATGAGGCGGTCGGTGTCGAGGCCCCTCCGCACGAGCTTCAGCGCGACATCGCGCCGCAGTGGTTCCTGCTGCTCGGCACGATAGACCACGCCCATGCCGCCCGTGCCGAGCACGCCGGTGATCGTGTACCGCCCTATCTGTCGCGGGACACCCGCATCGTGCTCCGCGCGGTCGCGCGCGGACGGGAGGACCGGCCTTCCGAGCCTGTCCTCGCCAACGGAGGACCCGACCGTGTGCACGACCTGCAGCGTGGGAAGCGACGGCGTGTCGGCCATGAAGCTCAACAGATACACGAAACCGCGGCCGAGCGCGAGTCCCGCCTGAAAGCGAAAAAGGGCGTGCCCGTGAGCACGCCCCTTGCTGTTACGGTCGGCCGGACGACCTGTCCACCGTCGCCCGGAGGGCGACGGTGGAAGCCAGGCCCATTACGACTTGGCTTCTTCTTCCTGCAGCAGCGCCTTGCGGCTCAGGCGAATCTTGCCAGACGGATCGACGGTGAGGACCTTCACGAGGAGCTGCTCGCCTTCCTTGAGCTCGTCGCGGACGTCCTTCACGCGGTGCAGAGCGATCTCC comes from Acidobacteriota bacterium and encodes:
- a CDS encoding M48 family metalloprotease, which gives rise to MNEDKGTRYRRAERRLRLIEAIGAGVALVCLALTPLPAWLHEWVLAALRPASPLTTLIVETLAAAVVLVTCIAVSLLAAAPAALQRGNVLARRYRMPAVSTSAHVGDRVRRGLLLVLAGSLAWCVFARLAAVAPWLAGIGLALVLLTLVLLVALLAPWVMLLSPRVRPLRDEAVTGRLHAMASRANLRLAGLHEWVFGPHGDQANAALMGVIGPRRLLISDTLVTGCPPEEMDAVVAHELGHHAHGHTWQRARARAATLLAAALGAQACAAGPARWFGGTQGLTDPASVPWMLIGAGAVWVAARPWLLAQSRAHEVEADAFALKLTGRPDVLERVLARLGERNLSSDDDSPLTRAFFLTHPPIAARIAAARRAAGAARVTQG
- a CDS encoding acetylxylan esterase, giving the protein MPTRRAFTASILSGLIGARLHAQPADANYDEAKVPAYTLPPILTMRDGRPVRTRDEWRARRAEILDDFSRCVYGRTPVGMPVFTMTPIDTPVAVLDGRAWRQQIRLEWGARASVDLLVYRPRHERPVPVFIGLNFAGNHAVDPDPAIRLSTRWMRPNAQNGIVANRATEQSRGTTRSRWPVDLIIERDCAVMTAYYGDLAPDDPSVVHDGVSRLATALQQDIPAAERWGAIGMWAWGLSQMRLAAAQIAGLDAARAAVIGHSRLGKAALWAGAQDEAFAMVVSNDSGEGGAAISRRMYGETIARITSSFPHWFCPTLTTFADRVPELPVDQHQLLALVAPRALHVGSATEDRWADPRGEFLATQAADQVWTLLGVPGLGATRMPDEGPAVGRRVRYHIRSGGHDVTRVDWEQYLTTATSEL
- a CDS encoding cupredoxin domain-containing protein produces the protein MMESRSTRRAWLGAVAAVVVTGSQPPERDPAGRRTFAVTARKYVFEPEVIDVRRYDIVRLTITSADITHSFTVDAYRIQKRIPAGESVTFEFRADEVGRFPFYCSMRTDSGCADMRGELIVR
- a CDS encoding tetratricopeptide repeat protein, producing the protein MADTPSLPTLQVVHTVGSSVGEDRLGRPVLPSARDRAEHDAGVPRQIGRYTITGVLGTGGMGVVYRAEQQEPLRRDVALKLVRRGLDTDRLIARFDAERATLARMNHPGIARVFDAGATDDGRPYVVMELVAGSPITDYCDEHRVPVRDRLSLFVATCRAVQHAHQKGIIHRDLKPSNILVAEVDGTLAPTVIDFGVAKVITDEGPERLLLTREGGAVGTPDYMSPEQAGVVDGDIDTRTDVYALGVVLYELLAGRRPHRFTTGTREEFQRVLRDGGTARPSAIDRSTRTMIDGAGPDAASWTDVAQARFTTPDRLRRMLAGDLDTIVLKAMAFAPARRYASVDHLADDVERYLRGQVVLARPDSWSYRARKFVARHRYGVAAAGLAATALVAISVVTSVQAGRVARERDRAEAALARASAVNAFLVNMFGQADPRSALGVPLTSDQMLERAATRLDTDLTDQPDVRAELLQALADVYKQLGRYPQSEALAARAVDLRRDGPPLVLAESLDALGDVRRYAGRLDAAIPPLEEALAIRERELPYLHRDIAETLNNMGLVRHAQARFADAEALQRQAVAIWEAVGARSEREDLVALGLTNLARSVRAQGRFEEATGQLERALALRRAHLPPNSPSIGNTLFHLGVTHLEAGHPDSALPLFEQATAIHASALGSSHSRALETRARLARTLARLGRYDEASREARVILDHAGASPSGGIAATAVAELVLADAAVATGRARKARDLLASARERYARTTPPADLAREFARLTSRLESLP